In Ilumatobacter fluminis, the following proteins share a genomic window:
- a CDS encoding vWA domain-containing protein: MSAPTNTNIHGQPTGSMLDLLNGFVVELRNAGLPVSLTENLDAMEAVQHIPIDDREAFKYALGATLIKNNSHWRAFETVFEVYFSLRGTEYKLTDADDSDFDDLWREMQEQQGDEGQGADGSGSMDAMTPEEIAQMLMQALLNGDQAMMRALARQAVKRFAGMEPGRPVGGTYYLYRTLRNLDLDGMMDKLMEQAAEQAGGELTNLEERLEHDEFEHRIEEFKQEIEAEIRRRLVADRGVEAMAKTLRKPLPEDVEFMHASREEMQSLKKALQPLTRKLAARLARKRKHGRKGPLDFRNTVRHSLSYGGVPAEPKFKYPRPAKPELMVVADISGSVAAFARFTLMLVYAIQGQFSKVRSFVFIDGIDEVTDFFKGTDDIQEAIHRVNTEADVVWVDGHSDYGHAFEVFWERYGKDVGPKTTVLLLGDARNNYHASQSWVVKEIQHKARHVYWLNPEPKSYWNTGDSIVGDYGAHTDGVFECRNLRQLEAFVEKLA, translated from the coding sequence ATGAGCGCGCCCACCAACACCAACATCCACGGTCAGCCGACCGGGTCGATGCTCGACCTGCTGAACGGCTTCGTCGTCGAACTCCGCAATGCCGGACTCCCGGTGAGCCTCACCGAGAACCTCGACGCGATGGAGGCGGTGCAGCACATCCCGATCGACGACCGCGAGGCGTTCAAGTACGCGCTCGGGGCAACCCTCATCAAGAACAACTCGCACTGGCGGGCGTTCGAAACGGTCTTCGAGGTCTACTTCTCGTTGCGCGGCACCGAGTACAAGCTGACCGACGCCGACGACTCCGACTTCGACGACCTGTGGCGCGAGATGCAGGAGCAACAGGGCGACGAGGGGCAGGGCGCCGACGGCTCCGGCTCGATGGACGCCATGACGCCCGAAGAAATCGCGCAGATGCTCATGCAGGCGCTCCTCAACGGCGACCAGGCGATGATGCGGGCGCTCGCTCGTCAGGCGGTCAAGCGCTTCGCCGGCATGGAGCCCGGCCGCCCGGTCGGCGGCACCTACTACCTTTACCGCACACTGCGGAACCTCGATCTCGACGGGATGATGGACAAGCTCATGGAACAGGCGGCCGAACAGGCCGGCGGTGAGCTCACCAACCTCGAGGAGCGGCTCGAGCACGACGAGTTCGAGCACCGCATCGAGGAGTTCAAGCAGGAGATCGAGGCCGAGATCCGCCGCCGGCTCGTGGCCGACCGCGGCGTCGAGGCGATGGCCAAGACGCTCCGCAAGCCGCTCCCCGAAGACGTCGAGTTCATGCACGCCAGCCGTGAGGAGATGCAGAGCCTGAAGAAGGCGCTGCAGCCGCTCACCCGCAAGCTCGCAGCCCGCCTGGCCCGCAAGCGCAAGCACGGCCGCAAGGGCCCACTCGACTTCCGCAACACCGTGCGGCATTCACTCAGCTACGGCGGTGTGCCGGCCGAGCCGAAGTTCAAGTACCCGCGCCCGGCCAAGCCGGAGTTGATGGTCGTCGCCGACATCTCCGGTTCGGTTGCCGCGTTCGCACGGTTCACGCTCATGCTCGTGTACGCGATCCAGGGTCAGTTCTCGAAGGTGCGGTCGTTCGTCTTCATCGACGGCATCGACGAGGTCACCGATTTCTTCAAGGGCACCGACGACATCCAGGAAGCGATCCACCGGGTGAACACCGAGGCCGACGTGGTGTGGGTCGACGGTCACTCCGACTACGGGCACGCATTCGAGGTGTTCTGGGAACGCTACGGCAAAGACGTCGGTCCGAAGACGACCGTGCTGCTGCTGGGCGACGCCCGGAACAACTATCACGCCAGTCAGTCGTGGGTGGTCAAGGAGATCCAGCACAAGGCACGCCACGTCTACTGGCTCAACCCCGAACCGAAGTCGTACTGGAACACCGGCGACTCGATCGTGGGCGACTACGGCGCGCACACCGACGGCGTGTTCGAGTGTCGCAACCTGCGTCAACTCGAAGCGTTCGTCGAGAAACTCGCCTGA
- a CDS encoding AAA family ATPase yields MAAEVANRFESVPQVREGLKSVNYLADEGIAGVAYLADRLGKPVLVEGPAGTGKTQLAKSIAEMTGARLIRLQCYEGLDESKALYEWNYKKQLLRIQADKNSDSWSEVHDDIFSDEFLLTRPLLEAISADDPVVLLIDEVDRVEVETEALLLEILSDYQVSIPELGTIEAKQIPMVFLTSNNTRELSEALKRRCLYLHVDYPSMDREKEIVLTKVPDITEHLADQVARIVRSIRMLDLKKAPSVSETLDWARTLLLLNIDTIDEATAKETLHILLKYQTDIAKAVKELDVEE; encoded by the coding sequence ATGGCAGCTGAAGTCGCGAACCGTTTCGAGAGCGTGCCTCAGGTCCGAGAGGGTCTGAAGTCGGTCAACTACCTCGCCGACGAGGGCATCGCCGGTGTGGCGTACCTCGCCGACCGGCTCGGCAAGCCGGTGCTCGTCGAAGGGCCGGCGGGCACGGGCAAGACCCAGCTCGCCAAGTCGATCGCCGAGATGACCGGCGCCCGGCTCATCCGCCTGCAGTGCTACGAAGGCCTCGACGAGAGCAAAGCCTTGTACGAGTGGAACTACAAGAAGCAGCTGCTCCGCATCCAGGCCGACAAGAACTCCGACTCCTGGTCGGAGGTCCACGACGACATCTTCTCCGACGAGTTCCTGCTGACCCGTCCGTTGCTCGAGGCGATCTCGGCCGACGATCCCGTCGTGCTCCTGATCGACGAGGTCGACCGCGTCGAGGTCGAGACCGAGGCGCTCCTGCTCGAGATCCTCTCCGACTACCAGGTGTCGATCCCCGAGTTGGGCACGATCGAGGCCAAGCAGATCCCGATGGTGTTCCTGACGTCGAACAACACCCGTGAGCTCTCCGAAGCGCTCAAGCGTCGCTGTCTCTACCTCCACGTCGACTACCCGTCGATGGATCGCGAGAAGGAGATCGTGCTCACCAAGGTGCCCGACATCACCGAGCACCTGGCCGACCAGGTCGCCCGCATCGTCCGGTCGATCCGCATGCTCGACCTCAAGAAGGCGCCCAGCGTCTCCGAAACCCTCGACTGGGCCCGCACCCTGCTGCTGCTCAACATCGACACGATCGACGAGGCAACGGCCAAGGAGACCCTGCACATCCTCCTCAAGTACCAGACCGACATCGCCAAGGCGGTGAAGGAGCTCGATGTCGAGGAGTGA
- a CDS encoding PspA/IM30 family protein yields the protein MFKLAKKWWKYLTAKLTGSFEANADPKVQLEQAIGEAQEQHKRLKEQATAVIAGQKQAEIRLNGKMAELEKLNANARQALIMAADADKAGDAEKSAKYTAAAETIAGQLIEVEKDVESLKAMVLESTEAADQAKAAVSQNSRLLQQKIAEKSKLVSQLEQAKMQEEMNTAMQQLNESVGDDVPTLKEVEEKIQARYAKAKAASELQETSVESSVLEIEQATANVEAQSRLSQLRTELGLDAGTAPAPQVDPGT from the coding sequence ATGTTCAAGCTCGCGAAGAAGTGGTGGAAGTACCTCACGGCCAAGCTCACCGGTTCGTTCGAGGCCAACGCCGATCCGAAGGTGCAGCTCGAGCAGGCCATCGGCGAAGCGCAGGAGCAGCACAAGCGGCTCAAGGAGCAGGCGACCGCCGTCATCGCCGGTCAGAAGCAGGCCGAGATCCGACTCAACGGCAAGATGGCCGAGCTCGAGAAGCTGAACGCCAACGCCCGTCAGGCGCTCATCATGGCCGCCGACGCCGACAAGGCCGGCGACGCCGAGAAGTCGGCCAAGTACACCGCCGCCGCGGAGACGATCGCGGGCCAGTTGATCGAGGTCGAAAAGGACGTCGAGTCGTTGAAGGCAATGGTCCTCGAGTCGACCGAGGCGGCCGATCAGGCCAAGGCTGCCGTGAGCCAGAACAGCCGTCTCCTCCAGCAGAAGATCGCCGAGAAGTCGAAGCTGGTCAGCCAGCTCGAGCAGGCGAAGATGCAGGAGGAGATGAACACGGCGATGCAGCAGCTCAACGAGTCGGTCGGCGACGACGTACCGACCCTCAAAGAGGTCGAGGAGAAGATCCAGGCCCGCTACGCCAAGGCGAAGGCGGCGTCCGAGCTGCAGGAGACCTCCGTCGAGTCGAGCGTGCTCGAGATCGAGCAGGCGACCGCCAACGTCGAGGCCCAGAGTCGCCTGAGCCAGCTCCGCACCGAACTCGGACTCGACGCCGGAACTGCGCCGGCTCCCCAGGTCGACCCCGGCACCTGA
- a CDS encoding acyl-CoA dehydrogenase family protein, which translates to MNFDVSEEMTVRLEMIREFMDREVIPLEGEMLHGDDATLAEGVAAAQAKVKQMGLWAPNHPVEYGGLGLSMVDHGLFAEAVGRSPLGMSVFGTQAPDAGNVEILHMFGTNEQHERWLRPLVAGEIRSCFSMTEPNTAGSNPTLLETTAVLERGEWVVNGQKWFSSSADGAAFAIVMAVTDPDAPVHRRASMIIVPTDTPGFGLVRNVSVMGHAGEGWASHAEVIYQGCRVPEGNLLGPRGGGFAIAQERLGPGRIHHCMRWLGIAQRAFEMMCAYANERVIEPDGSTLADKQVIQHWAAELSAEIRSARLLTLHAAWMIDRHGAKAARDEISAIKFTVANTMLRAVDTAIQVHGALGVTDDTVLAYWYRHERAARIYDGADEVHKSSLGRRIMRRAAPVG; encoded by the coding sequence GTGAATTTCGACGTGTCGGAGGAGATGACGGTTCGTCTGGAGATGATCCGCGAGTTCATGGACCGCGAGGTCATCCCGCTCGAGGGCGAGATGCTGCACGGCGACGACGCGACGCTCGCCGAGGGCGTCGCCGCCGCTCAGGCGAAGGTCAAGCAGATGGGCCTCTGGGCGCCGAACCACCCCGTCGAGTACGGCGGCCTCGGCTTGTCGATGGTCGACCACGGCCTCTTCGCCGAAGCGGTGGGTCGCAGCCCGCTCGGCATGAGTGTGTTCGGTACCCAGGCCCCCGACGCCGGCAACGTCGAGATCCTCCACATGTTCGGCACCAACGAACAGCACGAACGATGGCTGCGGCCATTGGTGGCAGGTGAGATCCGCTCGTGCTTCTCGATGACCGAACCGAACACCGCCGGCTCGAACCCGACCCTGCTCGAGACCACCGCGGTGCTCGAGCGGGGCGAATGGGTCGTCAACGGTCAGAAGTGGTTCAGCTCGTCGGCCGACGGTGCGGCCTTCGCGATCGTGATGGCCGTCACCGACCCCGACGCACCGGTGCATCGGCGGGCGAGCATGATCATCGTCCCGACCGACACACCGGGCTTCGGCCTCGTGCGCAACGTCAGTGTGATGGGCCACGCCGGCGAGGGCTGGGCGAGCCATGCCGAAGTGATCTATCAGGGTTGCCGGGTCCCGGAGGGGAACCTCCTCGGCCCGCGCGGTGGTGGCTTCGCGATCGCCCAGGAGCGACTCGGCCCCGGCCGCATCCATCACTGCATGCGTTGGCTCGGGATCGCCCAGCGGGCATTCGAGATGATGTGCGCCTACGCCAACGAGCGAGTGATCGAACCGGATGGCAGCACGCTGGCCGACAAACAGGTGATCCAGCACTGGGCGGCCGAGCTGTCGGCCGAGATCCGCAGCGCTCGCCTCCTCACCCTGCACGCCGCCTGGATGATCGACCGCCACGGCGCAAAGGCCGCCCGCGACGAGATCTCGGCGATCAAGTTCACGGTCGCGAACACGATGCTCAGGGCCGTCGACACCGCCATCCAGGTGCACGGTGCGCTCGGCGTCACCGACGACACGGTGCTGGCGTACTGGTACCGCCACGAGCGCGCCGCCCGCATCTACGACGGCGCCGACGAGGTCCACAAGTCCAGCCTCGGGCGGCGCATCATGCGACGAGCCGCGCCGGTGGGCTGA
- a CDS encoding mechanosensitive ion channel family protein, translating to MTTLLPVPATVDAEAEITVEDSVAGFDVGNWPTALTLFVVAVVIALIAKRLVQNVVKRHNEVLARLMGRTTAALIVTVGLVSALSNLGIQVGVLIGALGVTGFAIAFAMQDTLSNMIAGIILQLRRPFTYDDKVSLNGYEGTVTDINLRSVEMKLLSGEMALIPSAEVLQNPIENWTRRPNRRFSVDVGVAYDTDVARVATLLAEAMGRVDGVLDDPAPVVDFAGFGGSSIDFTVYGWFESRHPYFDLRVAAADQIKRTLDDADIEIPFPITTLMNPDGSALAAHDRDAA from the coding sequence ATGACCACCTTGCTGCCCGTTCCCGCCACGGTCGACGCCGAGGCCGAGATCACCGTCGAGGACTCGGTGGCCGGCTTCGACGTCGGGAACTGGCCGACGGCACTGACCCTGTTCGTCGTCGCCGTGGTGATCGCGCTGATCGCCAAGCGACTCGTGCAGAACGTCGTCAAGCGGCACAACGAGGTCCTCGCCCGTCTCATGGGTCGCACGACCGCCGCACTCATCGTCACCGTCGGCCTCGTGTCGGCACTGTCCAACCTCGGCATCCAGGTCGGCGTGCTGATCGGCGCGCTCGGCGTGACCGGCTTCGCCATTGCGTTCGCGATGCAGGACACCCTGTCGAACATGATCGCCGGCATCATCCTCCAGCTGCGGCGGCCGTTCACCTACGACGACAAGGTCTCCCTCAACGGGTACGAGGGCACGGTGACCGACATCAACCTGCGCTCGGTCGAGATGAAGCTGCTGTCGGGCGAGATGGCGCTGATCCCGTCGGCCGAGGTGCTCCAGAACCCGATCGAGAACTGGACTCGTCGTCCCAACCGTCGGTTCTCGGTCGACGTGGGCGTCGCCTACGACACCGACGTCGCTCGCGTGGCGACGCTGCTGGCCGAGGCGATGGGACGTGTCGACGGTGTGCTCGACGACCCGGCTCCCGTCGTCGACTTCGCCGGCTTCGGCGGCAGCTCCATCGACTTCACCGTGTACGGCTGGTTCGAGTCACGCCACCCGTACTTCGATCTGCGTGTCGCCGCCGCCGACCAGATCAAGCGCACCCTCGACGACGCCGACATCGAGATCCCGTTCCCGATCACGACCCTGATGAACCCGGACGGATCGGCACTCGCCGCTCACGACCGCGACGCGGCGTGA
- a CDS encoding AAA family ATPase, giving the protein MATPLLPYAESFVDDVTAALGALSGRDHAADCTIEARNIVTAVLAADGRFTTDELEGWLDAIGARLDPPVLVTAHQLRASDLLRSDDGWLASPSTLFDLLVRADARDGTARASVYYGKAMELAHATAALDLVPSTDEIAAIDRFRATLLAGFDAAGVARPGAAAAVGPAASDPSPQASEPEPEPARPVEDVLAELDELIGLDHVKGEVRRLTSLIRVQTLRAEHGLPVIETSRHIVFVGNPGTGKTTVARLLSEVYRSLDVLSKGHLVETDRSSLVAGYVGQTATKTRAVLESALGGTVLIDEAYALARGGENDFGREAIDTLVKFMEDHRDDLAVIVAGYPDEMQELIDSNPGLDSRFARTLAFPDYTTDELVAIFGLIAKRQEYHLDADAARRLHEVIAAEPRDRGFGNARFVRNVFEQAVALHAVRLADVDAPTRHDLTTLTPDDIAAV; this is encoded by the coding sequence ATGGCCACCCCGTTGCTGCCCTACGCCGAGTCGTTCGTGGACGACGTCACCGCGGCGCTCGGTGCGTTGTCGGGACGGGATCACGCAGCCGACTGCACGATCGAGGCGCGAAACATCGTCACGGCCGTGTTGGCCGCAGACGGCCGTTTCACCACCGACGAACTCGAGGGCTGGCTCGACGCGATCGGAGCACGACTCGACCCGCCGGTCCTGGTCACCGCCCATCAGCTCCGTGCGAGCGACCTCCTGCGCTCCGACGACGGCTGGTTGGCGAGTCCGAGCACCCTGTTCGACCTGCTCGTCCGCGCCGACGCCCGCGACGGCACCGCCCGGGCGAGCGTGTACTACGGCAAGGCGATGGAGCTGGCCCACGCCACAGCGGCTCTCGACCTGGTGCCCTCGACCGACGAGATCGCCGCGATCGACCGGTTCCGCGCCACGTTGCTCGCCGGCTTCGACGCCGCCGGCGTCGCCCGACCGGGAGCGGCCGCAGCGGTGGGTCCGGCGGCGAGCGATCCGTCACCGCAGGCGTCCGAGCCCGAACCCGAGCCCGCTCGACCGGTCGAGGACGTGCTCGCCGAGCTCGACGAGCTGATCGGGCTCGACCACGTGAAGGGCGAGGTGCGTCGACTCACCAGCCTCATTCGCGTCCAGACGCTCCGGGCCGAGCACGGCCTGCCCGTCATCGAGACGAGCCGCCACATCGTGTTCGTCGGCAACCCCGGCACCGGCAAGACGACGGTGGCGAGACTGTTGTCGGAGGTGTACCGCAGTCTCGACGTGCTGTCGAAGGGCCACCTGGTCGAGACCGATCGCTCGTCGCTGGTCGCCGGCTATGTCGGCCAGACGGCGACGAAGACGCGAGCCGTGCTCGAGTCGGCGCTCGGCGGCACCGTGCTGATCGACGAGGCGTACGCGCTCGCCCGCGGCGGCGAGAACGACTTCGGTCGTGAGGCGATCGACACGCTGGTCAAGTTCATGGAAGACCATCGCGACGACCTCGCCGTCATCGTGGCGGGCTACCCGGACGAGATGCAGGAGCTGATCGACAGCAACCCCGGCCTCGACAGTCGGTTCGCCCGCACGCTCGCGTTCCCCGACTACACCACCGACGAGCTGGTGGCGATCTTCGGTCTGATCGCCAAGAGGCAGGAGTATCACCTCGACGCCGATGCCGCCCGCCGGCTCCACGAGGTGATCGCCGCAGAGCCGCGAGACCGCGGGTTCGGCAACGCCCGCTTCGTGCGCAACGTGTTCGAACAGGCCGTCGCTCTCCACGCCGTCCGCCTCGCCGACGTCGACGCCCCGACCCGCCACGACCTGACCACCCTCACGCCCGACGACATCGCCGCCGTCTGA
- a CDS encoding class F sortase, with protein sequence MSTDTPDLVAVERRRTWVRRGSTAAIVAFGTLAVVFGVLAVDASQSEQPATFAATARLDEPFSIDEIDDRTVADVLGTTPQRATPPSTSQATETADPSLAMPQAPSPRPTVPALSDRSTTPASQPAPKPSGSTPAATLDSTTTPVTATTPDATTTVPTIVAAPRPDPAPPILIRSSGVSFGDLPVVPVGTEPNGELTVPGAFEIGWYERGGMPFGPGATVLAAHVTWNGDLGAFYHLGRSEPGDLIGVTTTTGDVRAYVVTEVTMYGKYDLPGDRIWRDDGPEELVLITCGGSFDESINRYRDNIVVFAEPVDLDR encoded by the coding sequence GTGTCGACCGACACACCCGACCTCGTCGCCGTCGAGCGTCGCCGCACCTGGGTGCGGCGGGGTTCGACGGCGGCGATCGTCGCGTTCGGCACGCTGGCCGTCGTCTTCGGTGTGCTCGCAGTCGACGCCTCGCAGTCCGAGCAGCCGGCGACGTTCGCAGCGACGGCACGCCTCGACGAACCGTTCTCGATCGACGAGATCGACGATCGAACGGTCGCCGACGTCCTGGGCACCACACCGCAGCGAGCGACGCCGCCCTCGACGTCCCAGGCCACCGAGACCGCGGACCCGTCGCTGGCCATGCCGCAGGCACCGAGTCCACGACCGACGGTCCCGGCTCTGTCGGACCGCTCCACGACTCCGGCGTCGCAACCCGCGCCGAAACCGAGCGGGTCGACCCCGGCCGCCACTCTCGACAGCACGACGACGCCGGTCACCGCCACGACCCCGGACGCGACGACCACGGTCCCCACGATCGTCGCCGCTCCCCGACCGGACCCGGCGCCGCCGATCCTCATCCGCTCGTCGGGGGTCTCGTTCGGTGACCTTCCGGTCGTTCCGGTCGGCACCGAACCGAACGGCGAGTTGACCGTGCCCGGGGCATTCGAGATCGGCTGGTACGAGCGTGGCGGCATGCCATTCGGCCCCGGTGCCACGGTCCTCGCCGCGCACGTCACCTGGAACGGCGATCTCGGCGCTTTCTACCACCTCGGTCGATCCGAACCGGGCGACCTCATCGGGGTCACCACGACAACCGGGGACGTCCGCGCGTACGTCGTCACCGAGGTGACCATGTACGGCAAGTACGACCTCCCCGGCGACCGCATCTGGCGCGACGACGGGCCGGAGGAGCTGGTCCTCATCACCTGCGGTGGCAGCTTCGACGAGTCGATCAACCGGTACCGGGACAACATCGTCGTGTTCGCCGAGCCGGTCGACCTCGACCGCTGA
- a CDS encoding nitroreductase family protein: MQRRADEFHAEMARRRSVRMLSDEPVPIELIETAIATANTAPSGAHHQPWRFVVTGDPTIKREIRRAAEDEERQNYEGGRINDEWRRELAPLGTDWHKEFLEFAPWIVVLFEERFGVDDEGVRRKHYYVKESCGIAAGLFVAALHHAGLATLTHTPSPMAFLSRVLGRPENERPFVLFPIGYPVDGCLVPDLQRKALDQVMTVVTS, from the coding sequence ATGCAGCGGCGTGCCGACGAGTTCCACGCCGAGATGGCGCGCCGACGGTCGGTCCGGATGCTGTCTGACGAACCGGTCCCGATCGAGCTGATCGAGACGGCGATCGCGACGGCGAACACGGCACCGTCGGGTGCCCACCATCAGCCGTGGCGCTTCGTCGTCACCGGCGATCCGACCATCAAACGCGAGATCCGACGAGCCGCCGAGGACGAGGAACGGCAGAACTACGAGGGCGGTCGGATCAACGACGAGTGGCGCCGCGAACTCGCACCGCTCGGCACCGACTGGCACAAGGAGTTCCTCGAGTTCGCACCATGGATCGTCGTGCTCTTCGAAGAACGGTTCGGCGTCGACGACGAGGGGGTCCGCCGCAAGCACTACTACGTGAAGGAGTCGTGCGGCATCGCCGCGGGCCTGTTCGTCGCCGCACTGCATCACGCCGGACTCGCAACCCTCACCCACACGCCGAGTCCGATGGCGTTCCTGAGCCGGGTGCTCGGGCGCCCCGAGAACGAGCGGCCGTTCGTGCTGTTCCCGATCGGCTACCCGGTCGACGGCTGCCTGGTGCCCGATCTGCAGCGCAAGGCGCTCGATCAGGTCATGACCGTCGTGACGAGCTGA
- the murJ gene encoding murein biosynthesis integral membrane protein MurJ, protein MSSLLRSNLVVASGTAMSRVSGLARWFVFAYVIGQTALADAYVLANETPNIVYDLLLGGVLSATLVPLFTTFARTDGDDEGDDHATNVIITVSVTLMVALTVVAVAAAPLVFRLYSLDVADEVDVELFRQVGTTLARIFLVQILFYGLTGVANAYLNSRRRFVAAAWSPVLPNLIIIVTLLSLPGAGSTEYGLADVIDDSRVRWTLGLGATAGIAAMAVVVVPAMFAAGLRFKPSWDWQHPAVRKLLVLSGWTIGFVVANQVAVVVIRNLANAEGEGILTAYVQAFTWFVLPHGLLAVSISTTFQPEMARAVKAHDQAAFVRHTSLGTRMIAVLTLPAAAGMLVLREPIIGLMRRGQFDSNDLQNTAEALSGLALGLVGFSVYLFVLRGFYAHQDTRTPFVLNVGENLLNIVLAFAFVGRWGVLGLGLAYAIAYLVSSVWALNVLSYKVPAFRVRDVVGGMWKMGLAAVLMAEAMWFVTHRVDSDVGWAGFAQVVIGGTVGLVVYGAALFVLRADEVAWLRRRFARSG, encoded by the coding sequence GTGAGCTCGCTCCTCAGGTCGAACCTCGTCGTCGCGTCGGGCACGGCGATGTCCCGCGTCAGCGGTCTGGCGCGCTGGTTCGTCTTCGCGTACGTCATCGGTCAGACGGCGCTCGCCGATGCCTACGTGTTGGCGAACGAGACGCCCAACATCGTGTACGACCTCCTGCTCGGTGGCGTGCTGTCGGCGACCCTGGTTCCCCTCTTCACCACCTTCGCCCGCACCGACGGCGACGACGAGGGCGACGACCATGCGACGAACGTGATCATCACGGTCAGCGTCACCCTGATGGTCGCATTGACCGTCGTCGCCGTCGCCGCCGCTCCCCTGGTGTTCCGCCTGTACAGCCTCGACGTCGCCGACGAGGTCGACGTCGAGCTGTTCCGCCAGGTCGGAACGACCTTGGCCCGGATCTTCCTCGTCCAGATCCTGTTCTATGGGCTCACCGGCGTGGCGAACGCCTATCTCAACAGTCGGCGACGCTTCGTCGCTGCGGCGTGGAGCCCGGTCCTGCCGAACCTGATCATCATCGTCACCCTGCTGTCCCTGCCCGGTGCCGGATCGACCGAGTACGGCCTCGCCGACGTGATCGACGACAGCAGGGTCCGGTGGACGCTCGGGCTCGGCGCCACGGCGGGCATCGCGGCGATGGCGGTCGTCGTCGTGCCGGCGATGTTCGCCGCCGGCCTCCGGTTCAAGCCGTCGTGGGACTGGCAGCACCCCGCCGTCCGCAAACTGCTGGTCCTGTCCGGCTGGACGATCGGCTTCGTGGTCGCCAACCAGGTCGCGGTCGTCGTCATCCGCAACCTGGCGAACGCCGAAGGCGAAGGAATCCTCACGGCGTACGTGCAGGCGTTCACGTGGTTCGTCCTCCCGCACGGTCTGCTCGCCGTGTCGATCTCGACGACGTTCCAACCGGAGATGGCGCGCGCGGTCAAGGCCCACGATCAGGCGGCCTTCGTCCGTCACACCTCGCTCGGCACGCGCATGATCGCCGTGTTGACCCTTCCGGCGGCGGCGGGCATGCTGGTGCTCCGCGAGCCGATCATCGGGCTGATGCGGCGTGGCCAGTTCGACTCGAACGACCTCCAGAACACCGCCGAAGCACTCTCGGGTCTGGCGCTCGGCTTGGTCGGCTTCTCGGTCTACTTGTTCGTGCTCCGTGGCTTCTACGCCCACCAGGACACGCGTACACCGTTCGTCCTGAACGTGGGCGAGAACCTGCTGAACATCGTGCTGGCGTTCGCCTTCGTGGGCCGGTGGGGCGTGCTCGGGCTCGGCCTGGCGTACGCCATCGCGTACCTCGTCTCGTCGGTGTGGGCACTCAACGTGCTGTCGTACAAAGTGCCGGCGTTCCGCGTTCGCGACGTCGTGGGCGGCATGTGGAAGATGGGACTCGCCGCGGTCCTGATGGCCGAGGCGATGTGGTTCGTCACCCATCGTGTCGACAGTGACGTGGGTTGGGCCGGCTTCGCCCAAGTGGTGATCGGCGGCACCGTCGGACTCGTCGTCTACGGCGCCGCGCTGTTCGTCCTCCGGGCCGACGAGGTGGCCTGGCTCCGTCGCCGCTTCGCCCGCTCCGGCTGA